The genomic segment CGATGACAAAGGGGATTTTTTCCTCGTCCAGAAACGAAACCAGGCGCTTGTCCTGGCCGACCACGCCCGTGGCCACGTCCAGGACCAGCACGACCACATCGGCCCGCTTGGCGGCCTGGAAAGACCGGACCACGCTGAAATATTCCAGGGAATCAATCACCCTGGATTTACGGCGTACTCCGGCCGTATCGACAAAGGTATAGGTCTTGCCGCCGCGCTCCACGACCACGTCCACGCAATCCCGCGTGGTGCCGGCCTCGTCGCTGACGATAAGACGCTTCTTGCCCAACAGGGCGTTGATCATGGACGATTTGCCGGCATTGGGCCGGCCCAGGAGCGCGATCTTGAGGCCGCCATCCACCGCCCCGAATTCACCCGTGCCCTCCTTGGGCAACGAATCCTCGATGAAATCGCGCAACTCGCCCATGCCAAAGCCGTGGGCCGCGGACACGCAACTCATGGGAAAGGCCAGGGCGAAAAATTCGGCGGACAGCACTTCCTCCTGCTCGGGCCCGTCAACCTTGTTGACCACCACCCGCACCTGACGACCGGACTGGCGCAGATACTGGGCCACCTGCTCGTCCTGGGGATGCAGACCGTCGCGGCCGTCGACCACGAACAAAATCAAATCCGCGTTGTCCATGGCTTCGCGGGCCTGTTCGTAGATGTCCATTTCCATGGCGTCACTGGAATTCGGGATGATGCCGCCCGTATCAACCAGGGTATAGGGACGTTCCTCGCCACGCACTTCGGCCACGATGCTGTCGCGGGTCACGCCGGGCATGTCATGGGTGATGGAAACCCGTTTCTTGATCAG from the Deltaproteobacteria bacterium genome contains:
- a CDS encoding ribosome biogenesis GTPase Der, with the translated sequence MNELLPLVALIGRPNVGKSTLFNRLIKKRVSITHDMPGVTRDSIVAEVRGEERPYTLVDTGGIIPNSSDAMEMDIYEQAREAMDNADLILFVVDGRDGLHPQDEQVAQYLRQSGRQVRVVVNKVDGPEQEEVLSAEFFALAFPMSCVSAAHGFGMGELRDFIEDSLPKEGTGEFGAVDGGLKIALLGRPNAGKSSMINALLGKKRLIVSDEAGTTRDCVDVVVERGGKTYTFVDTAGVRRKSRVIDSLEYFSVVRSFQAAKRADVVVLVLDVATGVVGQDKRLVSFLDEEKIPFVIVFNKIDLLTKDQLAQAKKSMADEFGFCAHVPVLYTSAVSMAGLGGLLPLIEKLWAQCGQRVTTGELNRLVKLVMERHQPPVMGGRRGKIYYMTQAASKPPTFVFFVNGDKLFHGSYVRYLENQLRKVFRLDKTPIRMVFR